The Anguilla anguilla isolate fAngAng1 chromosome 4, fAngAng1.pri, whole genome shotgun sequence genome has a window encoding:
- the tmem59l gene encoding transmembrane protein 59-like — MLQFGGRVCGVPVLVSLILAGLAAASSDLFDNDLGDINYCKKQCQITVKNKSPSKLQDTVLNACHRGCRLFSICQFVNGNAGFNTSREECQGACQEAYSRLLDQEACSTGCGNQPTETESMRRRLKAMTRRTKPVSVMEAVSSWCNDIVSSAQSFISSTWTFYLQADDGKVVVFQSQPEIEYSLPELQAPRSDVADKPWPPVNPHTQRPHTGARQRGEKAATRAGGKGKHVSQHAEDPAAEHDFLGCMSRRSGLPRWILAACLFLSIMVMLWLSCASLVTAPDQHIKTQLSINGDKEFLEDVQKVTPYPLPPVIAVAISQSDEGEEAGPLPVKVDLNKTVL; from the exons ATGCTACAGTTCGGCGGCAGGGTGTGCGGTGTCCCCGTTCTCGTCTCGCTGATTCTGGCGGGGCTGGCGGCCGCCTCTTCCGATCTGTTTGATAACGACCTAGGCGACATCAATTACTGCAAAAAGCAATGCCAGATCACCGTCAAAAACAAAAGCCCGTCTAAA CTGCAGGACACCGTACTGAACGCCTGCCACCGGGGCTGCCGGCTCTTCTCCATCTGCCAGTTTGTGAACGGAAACGCCGGCTTCAACACCAGCAGGGAGGAGTGTCAGGGAG CGTGCCAGGAGGCGTACAGCCGGCTGCTGGACCAGGAGGCCTGCAGCACGGGGTGCGGGAACCAGCCCACCGAGACCGAGAGCATGAGGAGGAGG CTGAAGGCTATGACCCGCCGGACCAAGCCCGTCTCCGTCATGGAGGCCGTGTCCAGCTGGTGCAACGACATCGTCAGCTCGGCCCAGAGCTTCATCTCCTCCACCTGGACCTTCTACCTGCAGGCCGACGACGGCAAGGTGGTGGTGTTCCAG AGCCAGCCGGAGATCGAGTACTCGCTGCCCGAGCTTCAGGCCCCCAGGTCCGACGTGGCTGACAAACCTTGGCCCCCGGTGAACCCCCACACGCAGAGACCCCATACCG GCGCCAGGCAGCGCGGGGAGAAGGCCGCGACCCGGGCGGGGGGCAAAGGGAAACACGTGAGCCAGCACGCCGAGGACCCCGCCGCCGAGCACGACTTCCTGGGCTGCATGTCACG TCGCTCTGGGCTGCCTCGTTGGATTCTGGCCGCCTGCCTCTTCCTGTCGATCATGGTGATGCTGTGGCTGAGCTGTGCCAGTCTGGTCACTGCGCCCGACCAGCACATTAAGACACAG TTGAGCATCAATGGAGACAAAGAGTTCCTTGAGGATGTCCAAAAGGTCACCCCTTACCCTCTGCCCCCTGTGATTGCTGTggccatcagccaatcagatgaagGTGAGGAGGCGGGACCACTGCCAGTGAAGGTTGACCTGAACAAGACCGTTCTCTGA